The Toxotes jaculatrix isolate fToxJac2 chromosome 17, fToxJac2.pri, whole genome shotgun sequence genomic interval AGCCTTAGCAGCCAATTATGTCTTTACCCTGCTGAACGCATTCCAGGTAAGGCCAATACAGTCTTCAACTAAACATCTGAACCAGAACAAGCATTTCTTGCTCAGTAAcctttgtcatttcatttgcagggtttgttcattttgttaacCACATGTCTGGGGGACAAACTGGTAAGATAGTTTTAAAAACCCGAATCATAACGCAGACATATGCATTTTTGGATCAGTTATGTTGTTTGATACTCTGTAACAGTAGGCCagcataaaatatttaaagcacCAACGGTCAAAGAGGAACAGCTTTTTTTGAGTCACCATTCTGCAATTATATCATTCAAACTTCAGTAGCCTCAACAGGTCAGAATTCAAAGTCAGCAACTTGTACTACAGGTTAAAGGTTTAAGAACGCCCTCATATTTTGGTTTTTACTGAAATTTCAGCAGGCAAAGCGGAAAACTGCctaaggcaagaaaaaaaaagttgactgaaAAGAGAATTGACTTTTGCTGGTTACATCCTGATGTATATTCAATTACAACACATTGTCACAAATTAGACTTTTTTCCCTACTTTTTAAAGTAGAAAGTAATGGTTTCAGTAACAAATGGTTGGTATAGAATCATTAAGAATGTTTTAATCCAAATTTTACAGACCCGTGACGCACTGCTGAATCGTCTCAAGAGAAATGTAAGTGCACTATGACTTATGCAAAACATCACAATGACTGTTGATTAATTCGATTAATTTTTTACATCTTTCTCCTTTGCTTTCTAGGTTCCAGCTTCCATCAGTGACAGCTCCGCAAAGTTAGACTCGACATGGAAGAAGTGAAAATCGTCTCAAATATGTGCActctaaaaaaacattttacattttagacatAAAACCAAAGATAATGGTAAGCTACATTTACTCTTTGATGTaatcattttttgtgtttttttttgctattttggTTTATTACCTGTGATACAAGTTTAAACTGACTGtataatattttaatgtttgtgtagcAGATGTGTTTCTGGCAGGAAAAGGTGTAATCTTTGTTTGCTTCTTTATATTACACTAAACATTAATGTATAAATGTGGTTTAAGCAATACTGCATATTACATATATTTCATTGCACTGAAAAGCCACAGCAAAACTCTCAACTGAACAGCTACAAGGATGTAACTCCTGTTTACACTATGTTACGTGAAGGTGAATTAGGCCAACATCTGAATGCTGCTTTTAGAGATcctgttttcttcattttctttgccCTGTTCTGTCCACTCCTCGTCTGTGTCATCCATTGAAATCCCTTTTTGGGCTGCCATCTTGCGGTACGCCTGGCACTCAGTCTCTGCTCTGCAACATATAAAAACAGGGCAGTTTACTTATTTAACTGATGTATAAAGTTATTGCATAAGGTTATTGGACTGCGTGTTTGACAGAGGAGCTTTGTATTTGAAAGAAAAGTTCAATTAAAGTATGACACTAGCATGAAAATCAAGGAAGCATGATTCATGGAATGAAATAACAAAATCTGGGCTTCATTCCATACTTTTTAAGGAATCGGACGCAGTCCTGGTGTCCATATATTTCGGCTATCCGCACTGGTTTGTCTCCACAGCAGTCCTCCTTGTCTATGGGAGCATGGAGGGAGTGCAGCAGCCGCAGCACGGCCAGCCGGCCAGACTCTGCTGCAAAGTGGGCAGGAGTCCATCCGTGCTCTGTCCTCAGACATGGCCTCGCTCCATGCTCAATGAGGATCCTGACGGTTTCTGTATGTCCTGTGGAAAAGGCACCACAGTGTGATTATTTACTGTGGTAAAAGAAAATTCTAACTATGACAAAAAGATGCAGAGAATGAGAGTAATGTTTTGCCCCACTTCTTAGGAAACCCACTGCCTTGACTGCTGCAACCAGCCAAGCAGTATTTGAGCGCTGACAGCTGTAACTTGAAACTAATGATATGCAGGTGTAGGGAAATGTCCACTGGTCCACCAACCTTTAGCCGCGGCCCAGTGAAGAGGTGTCTTGTGGCTCCAGTCGATGTCCCTCTGGTTGGGATCGCATTTACTTTGCCTCAGAATGTCCTCAACTTGGTCAAAATcgcctgctgcagcagcttggTGCAACTCGGTCATTTCGTTACGGGGGTTGCCTAGCAACGCTTAGTCAACACAACATGGCGCCCGGTCCTGACCTGAACCTGCAAACTGTaatgctgccacctgctgtaGATTGAGAAAAGACCATAGAccgtatatttaaaaaaagataataataataataataataataaaaccacTGAGATTGAATTTACTGAGCACATATgcttagaaaaaataaaataaaaggaagataTAAGATATAAAAGGAGATATAATTTAagattcatttaaatatttggTAATGTATATCAGTAGAAgaaatgttaacattttttttattgctgtgcCCATATTTTTACTGCTAAAAGTGGCAGATGTAGGGTCAGTCAATATCTCTGACTGGCTATTTCCTTGTCTGAGCATACATGTGATCGGTCGTGATactgatatataaaaaaaaaaacagcttgttgACATGCGTGCAATCCACTTTAAAAATCCActcctttatttattaattcagGTGAGTTTGACACAGATTAACTACATAACAAGCTTAATTTCATTTGCTTAGTAGAAGAGCAAAATACTGAACAATACAAGTCAAGGATGTTTTCTCATAACTGGGTTTCCCCACAAGTTCCCcgctgaaagaaagaaaaagattagATCAAATTTTGAAACCATTAAAGTAAAGAGGACTTTCATTCATtctcaatttttaaaaattgactTTGTGATACCTGAATGAAATCACGTTTTAAGAATAATAAATCAACCATACGTTGTTTTCCAATAATGAAAAGGTATTACTGAAGTAGGTTTTAAATCACAGGAGAATCCTTGTTATATGGTATTAAATTTCCTAGTATGCTTGTAGACAACAAATGATGAGTTAGCAACTGAAGTCCTACCATTCATTTGATGGCTTTTCCATTATTTTACACCCCAGCAATCTCATATGTGGTCCTAGTTTCATCCTGGTCCACTGAAGATGAAATATCAAATGGTAAATAACATTTATTAAACAACCTAATAAATCTAAATTTGTACATTTAAATTTGTAATTATAGTAGAGCATAGCCTCCTAACCTGATTCCAaactctctgctgcagcatgaTCTTTGTCCAGTTCTTTCCAATATTTTTCCATCAGCATATTCACAACCACTCCCTTGCACTCAACTTCCACCGCATACTGAGGAACTGCAATCTCTGAATGATCCTCCATGCTGAAAACTGTGACTCTGAGTGGCTTATCAACCAGGAGATTGTAGAAGTCCTCGTAAACTTGGTCATCCCAGTTGCCTTTTGACAGATTAAATCCATTCAAAGAGCACAAAAAGGCCTGAGGAGCCATCTCCAGCAGACTCTGAGGCAGTGATCTCACATTCTTGCTGTCAACATCAGACTCATTTCCATAGTCAATGAATATAACTCGAAGAGTATTATCAGTTTGCTGAACTACCTGAGCTCGATACCACTGATTGTCACTGGAAAAAAGTGCAAGGCATGGACTTCCAGGACCAAGAGTCTCTGGGAACATCATGTCTTGCTGTGCCTGTCCTGCTTCTTGAGCAAGCATTGACAATTTGCTGAGATCCTCAGAGTTGGCGTATTGACACCAGAAGAAATGCGGTTCCGCAATACAGGAGGCGTATACATCCACCGTttcatttttggaaatgtttggCTTCTTGTATTCACAAGTATTCCCATTTCCAGGGGAAACACTGAGTTGTGTCATGTTcgactctgtttctgtttgagcCATTTCAGTCTTAACATGCTCTATGGAAAATGGGTTCCAGTGTTTCTGTATCAGGATATGAATATCCATGTTCTCACACTCAATTTTTACTGTATATTGAGGAACTGCCATCTCTGAATGGTTCTCCATATTAAACACTGTCACTCTGAGTGGTTTATCAACCAAGAGACTGTAGAAATCATCGTAAACTTGGTCATCCCAGGAGCCCTTGGACTCATCAAATCCCTTCAAAGAGCACAAAAAGGCCTGAGGAGCCTTGTCTAGCAGACTCTGAGGCAGTGGTCTCACATCCTTGATGTCAACATCAGATTCGTTTCCATAGTCAACAAACAGAACACTGACAGCATTGCCGGTTCTTTGAATTACTTGCGCTCTGTACCACTTGTTGTCACTGGAAAAGAGAGCAAGACACGGACTACCAGGACCAAGAGTCTCTGAGAAGGTCCTGTCCTGCTGTGCCTGTCCTGCCTCCTGAGCAAGCACTGACACCGTGTTCAGGTCTTCAGTGTTGGCGTATTGACACCAAAAGTAATGTGGTCCAACAATGCAGGAGGCGTATACCTCCTCCGTCTTGTTTTGAGAAACGTTTGGCCTCTTGTACATGCAGATGTTCACGCTTCCCTCAGGGCAAGATTGAAAGGAAAGTTGTGTTATTTCCGAGTCACTGTGACCACCCTGTATGAAAGTCGCTGCCAGCACAGTTTCTTTGTTCTTAAGAATGACATCTGAAGTTGGTTGTTTTCCTTCATCCAAAGACTTTCCATGTTTAATCTCTGGTGCAGAGACATTAGTTACAGATTGTAAACTCATCTTTAGCTCATCTCCAGAGCACATTCCATTGCTGCTTTGGACTTTATTTTGCTCTGTTATCTTTGTTAATGCTGACACATTTCTGAGCTCTTGAGTTGCACCAGCCTGTTCTGAACTGTTGGATGGCTGCTGGCCAATCTGCTGAGTGACACCAGTCATCTTTTGTTGTGCCATCTTTGATATCCTCTCTCTGACTTTCTCATTTACATTCAGGGATCCATCAAACAGCTCAACAATTAGCTTCCCTTTTGGTCCTCTTGCTACCACTGAAATGGTCAAACAATGGCCAATGGCTTTATCCGCAAACCACTGGTTAACGTCCTGCGGCACTTCTTCTGGGACATCAAACAGTCCGAGTGGAACGGCCTGCACAGGAACAGACCTGGCAAAACCTCCATCAGTGGGAATGGGACGAACATCAGATTCCTTCACTGCAAGCGTATCACCATAGTCCACAAAATTCACTTTAAGATTTGGAGACATGTCTAAAATTTGACCTCTGTACCACTGATTATCGGTGTACCTAGCAAAGCAAATGCTATTAATTCCAAGTGGGCGATCTGTGAACTGTGACTGGCCAATTAgttgtttcacatttttcatcacTTTGCCAAACAAATGAGAATTCCTGTCCAGTTGGCAGTAGAAGTGACTAACATTCTCTGAAGAGGTGACCCACACTTTTTCTTCGCCGCCCACCTCAATGTTGTAAGTGGAGTAATTGTATGCATCTGATGGGACCTGAGCAGGAATATGCACGTGAGCTTCAGCCTGGGCACATTTCTCAGCCAGAAGCCTGCTTGCGCTGTCAGATGGTGTTTCAATATCTACCACGTTAAGTGGCAGACCTCCTCCATCAGATGTTATAGCTTTTACAATGCATTTCAACCCAGGGTCTGGCGTAGCACCTGAACCCACAAACTTACGAAACTCTGCTAATGCAGCGTCGGTCCAAGTGGCAGCAGTGGGATTAGTGGGATCCTTCAGACTGAATAAGCAACACTGAAAGGCCTGTGCGTTCAGCTGTAAGAAAGCCGGATCAATGGGGCGCAGATCTTGCAGAGGGATCTTTCGAGTTTGACCAAAGTCTATAAACCTCACATCTACAACAGGTGAGTGGTGATTTGCAATGATCCTTGCTCTGTACCACATGTCATTGTCTGGATTACGGGCAACACAGATGGACTCAGTAAAGGTCTGAGGGTGGGTGGATGCATAGTGGTTTTGCAAGTCTTGCATAAGAAGTCTAAGAGAGTCaccattttctgttgattgacacCAGAACTTCTGTAGACTTTCGATGCAGGTTACTTTTACATTGATACTACTTCCTacagtaaacacatcattacCACAATCACTGTGCATCTCAGAGGGGAAACCTGTTGAACGATGTCCACTGTTGTGTGTTAGAGGGTCTGGATGTTCTGAGTGCCCTTTTGTGGGAATGTCATCAGCACCAGAAGCTGGTACATCATCTGTCCTGCCACTGACTTCTAGGTTTTTGGAGCTTGGCAAAGTTTGCTCTTGTAAATCATTTACATTCACTTTGTTGTGTGAATCCATGCCTCTTTGGTCTTCAAGTGAACTGAGAGATGATGACAGAACGGATTCATTTTGCACATTTGGTTCGTGTTCAGCCTCACAGAGCGGAGGAAGTCCGGCCTTCTCTAAAAAACAACTGTTTATGCATGCAGCATTAGCTGCATAGAGCGTCACATAATAGACACCCTGAGTTGTACTGTGGCGGTCAAACCTGGCCACGACTGTCGGGTTGAGAAGCAGCGACTTTAAGTGATCAGTCTGCTCTGTAGTCCACCCTGTGCCACTACATGTTAGTCCATCAAGAGAACAGAGATATGTGACAACTGGCATTCTCAGGAATTTTCCATGCAGTGGTCTGATATCTCTAACTGGGACTAACTCAGTTTTTCCTTCATCCACATAAAAGACTTCTACAGCACCATCGCCGGTCGCAATGTTTTGCTTCAGTAATGAACGCTGCCATCTGCCGTTTATGCCTTTAGCAGCACAAGGATCCCCACAGGTCTGTGGCTGCACCTCTCCAAAGTCTGAACTCCCTTCATAGTGCTGGTGGATCTGTTCTGATAATACTTTCAATGCTTTGGAAAAAATTAGGAGCTGGCAAAAAATGTTCTCTGGATCAGTTACCTCTGTCACGTTGACAGTTTCAAACATGTCAGTTAACAGTTCTGGGTAAAAATATCGCTCATGCTTCTCAAGTTGGCAGCTAACATTCAAACTCTGTTCCAGTGTTGTATGGCAGACCTCAGAAGCCTCTCCTTTGGGTAAATGTAGACATTTCAGTACAAGGCATTTAAACTCATCACCTGGGATCTTCTTTGCAATTCCAAACTTACAGATGTGCCTCGAAACAAAGGGTATGTCCAGGAGAATTGTCCTGTCTGGCATCAGGACATGCTGAATCAGTCCCTTAAACTGTGTGCCTGGCAGAGACTTAAAAAACTTTGTGGCTTTTTCTGGCCAGTTATTCTCAAGGGAAAGGACATTTGCAAGTATACAAGATTCAATttcaggaggaaggagaaaactGTCACTGTGGGCCCATGCTAAAGCGTCGCTAGTGGTGACATGGGGCTGTCCCCGGTCAATTAGAAAAACATTGTAGGTTTCACTTTGAACTGATACAATCCGGGCTCTGTGCCAGGTGTCACTGATGCAAACCAGACAAAGGTCCCCTGGTTTTCCTTCTGATCCACAAAACACCCTTTTAGGACTTTGAATTTCCTCTCTCATCTGCTGATAAACATGCTTCCTTTCAGCATCCATGTTAACCCATAATTCCACAAGACCACAACTGGGGTTTAGGTTTACCCTCGTGATGAGAACAGGTACTTCTGACCCTGGCGTTGGAAGTCCAGGAATAGAACACATtgtgaagctcagagctcaaaTATACCTGCAAAATAGAACcaaaaatgtattaatgtgGAAGAAAAAGGATTGTTATAAagttcttaaaaaaataattccACCAATATGCAGAATTTCAGTTCAGTCACTAGCTCCTTCACATCAAAATGGCTGCCACATAATGAGAGATAATATCACAAAATCTGTACTAATGTACTGTCCTTCCATGATACTGGTATTATTAGCCTGTGACATGACTGCAAGTGCATCAAATTGAAGAAGGgtacacagtgaaacacacaatATGAATGTCAAAGACAGGAAACCTGCCTCTGCAAAGCAGGCAGACCCTCACCAACACTGATGGGCTGATAAAGATTTGGCTGCATGTTTGGCTCACAAACACTGCGAGTGTGTGCGTTTTGAGATAGAGAGCCAAATCAGCAGCTGACGGCCTCAGtataaaccaaaccaaacattaTGGCATTCACTAAGCTGGCATTTGGTGCCATTCACTGCTTAACATGCCAACATTTTAAGAGGCTGGAACCAGAACTTTAACATCATTTAAATGCAACATGTCTCATAAACACATGTATGGGTTAACAGTGTTAAAATCCACTTTACTTTCTACTGAAGAGTGCAATCTACACCCCATTTAACAAGGCCTATAGTGTAACTAATTCAAAACTCATCTATATTTTAAGCAGGTGCaggataaatatatataaagagGAATTTAACACATGTAACAAAAGTTTGCCAATATTTTAAAAGCGTTTGTGTCCCACCTTTATCAAATGAATCAATCTACACAAATGTTTTTGGCCTGCAACCCTTTATAAGTCTACCAATGGGCCCTCATATAGAAGGCtgcatatttcttttcttcttctatttttaGAGGCTTTCAGAGGAACACCACACACATGCTTCCATGTGTCACGTCGCTTTTCAGGTGTGTTACAGGACCACATCTATCTCAAAGCTACCTGGAACAACCTGCTAACTGTGATATTGTGAAACACtccagtttttgtcttttctcaccGTGGCTGGTGCAGGTACATCTCATGCTGTTCCTCTCGTTGAATTTAATTGTGATGGAATGGCTGTTTAGGCGGAGGGGGGCGGGTACTCCTGTGGGTTTTTAAAGGCTTTCATTGTCTGCGCCTTCCTCTGTGTGGTTCGGGTTATAATAATGCCTCGAAAAACACATGCAAGATATCAAGCAGACTGATCAACtgttaaaatttgttttgtatgGTCTAAGCTCCAAATGCTGCAGGTATTGACAGCCGctgaaatttacatttacattatatatatatatatatatatatatatatatatatatatatatatatatatagtttttttttttttttcattcaaaaaaatgtaagatttcattttgcagacaaacacaggtgGGCGGTGAGCCAGCCAATCACACGGCACCCGCTCTGTTCCGTGTTTGGAGGTGATATCACACCCCCAACTCAACTGTTACTGCCGCAATTCAATTGACAACACTGGCCGACCAGGAAGTCTGAAGTCGGCGCACTGTCCCCTCCTTGGCCATGTTATTTTTGCAGGCTGCACACGCAGGCAATCGCACAATGGTAGGCGAAGTTTATAACAGTCATATTTGTTTGTGATCCAAAAATGCTAAAGTTTACCAGAGGTTTGAAGCGTTTTGTAGTCACTTGTCGCTGTCCAGTGGCTGTAAGTCAAAGAGCAATATTGAACTCTGGTGCGTAGTTTTACAAACACTTCGTGGCCGCCCTCATGCGTTGCCTAAATGCCTCAGAAttatggaaaaaacaaaacaagcaaaaaaaatgttctgtcGACTTTTAAAACCTACCACATGTCCCACAACTTGCGTGTCTGCAGTTACTTAGAGTTGTATATCTGTATCTATATGCATGTACAAAActtttttgaaatgtgtttatcaAGACCTAGAAAGTGTCAATCACAGTGTGAAACGATTAGCAAGCATATGGAAACACAAAACCTGCAGTAAATGTTTGTCTACAGTTTTGCATAATAAGACTTTGCTGCACTgttgctgcagagctgcaggtttCAGGCTGTAGCTTCCTGACTAGAAGACAAAAGGCTCAAATCTATTCTTTTTTTCACCTGCCCACTCTTTTAGAAACCATTTTTtgcaattaaattttttttaatagctaTTCAGCATGTTCAAATATTACCCATGCACAAGGTCTGACATCACATTTTTGCACTTCTCAAAATAGCAGACAGCATAGTTTCTAAAGTATCACTCTGTCAAAAAAGAAGGAACTCGCTGCAGAGTAATGGGGATCATTAAAAGCTGATTACTCTAAATTATAATTCAAGaagatgttcagtgtttttggcaaaagaaaaattatGTGGCCATCTAAAGTCTGCAAGGATGTCCATTCCCGGACTTTGAAAACTCAAAGCTGCCTTTACACTTACAGGAAAGACATAATGTTGTAGAGTACTGATTTTAGTGatctgtttcttcctgttaattCTGTCTCCAGTGACTTGTTTCAAAATGAGTAAGAGGAAAGGCAAAGTGATCAGCGATGTGACAGCTGTCAAGAGCCGTCGAGTGACAGCTTTGGGCGCTGAAGATGTACCAAACGATACAAACCACCAGGGACCTGGCAGCTTTACTCACTCTGCCACAGTGAGTAATTTCTCCATGAAACACTTAATCTTTGTCTTCACCTCTCACCAGCTCAGTTGATGTTGAATAATGATTTCTGTGTCTATTTCAGGGAGACATTGGCCTCATTGAAAGCATCACCCTGAAGAATTTCATGTGTCACCACTTTCTCAGTCCGTTCCAGTTTGGGCCCAATGTGAATTTCATTGTCGGCAACAATGGAAGTAAGGACCATATCTCTAATATCtataacatacagtacaaataatATCGTGTTTAATATAAATACACATAGAATTTATATACTGTGTCGGACTTTAGATATTTAAAAACTCCTTTGCATAACTTCTTCTGTTAGTTCATTTCTTGTTCTACCTCTTAGATGACAAAGCATGTGTTGCATATCTTTAGTTCTCCCTGTGGACCATTATTCATCTGTGATATGCTTTCCATGCAGTAATTAAATCAGtcatctttgttgttttggaaTTTAAATTTCAGGTGGAAAAAGTGCCATCCTGACTGCTTTGATCGTAGGCCTCGGTGGAAAGGCCACCGTCACCAACAGAGGAGTGTCACTGAAGGATTTTGTGAAGACCGGTGAAAGGTAAGTCAGAGTACACATGTAATGTTATACCCAGTCTGCAGCATCCCTCAGTGACAAATG includes:
- the LOC121196973 gene encoding ankyrin repeat domain-containing protein 66, with product MTELHQAAAAGDFDQVEDILRQSKCDPNQRDIDWSHKTPLHWAAAKGHTETVRILIEHGARPCLRTEHGWTPAHFAAESGRLAVLRLLHSLHAPIDKEDCCGDKPVRIAEIYGHQDCVRFLKKAETECQAYRKMAAQKGISMDDTDEEWTEQGKENEENRISKSSIQMLA
- the LOC121197209 gene encoding tudor domain-containing 6, whose product is MCSIPGLPTPGSEVPVLITRVNLNPSCGLVELWVNMDAERKHVYQQMREEIQSPKRVFCGSEGKPGDLCLVCISDTWHRARIVSVQSETYNVFLIDRGQPHVTTSDALAWAHSDSFLLPPEIESCILANVLSLENNWPEKATKFFKSLPGTQFKGLIQHVLMPDRTILLDIPFVSRHICKFGIAKKIPGDEFKCLVLKCLHLPKGEASEVCHTTLEQSLNVSCQLEKHERYFYPELLTDMFETVNVTEVTDPENIFCQLLIFSKALKVLSEQIHQHYEGSSDFGEVQPQTCGDPCAAKGINGRWQRSLLKQNIATGDGAVEVFYVDEGKTELVPVRDIRPLHGKFLRMPVVTYLCSLDGLTCSGTGWTTEQTDHLKSLLLNPTVVARFDRHSTTQGVYYVTLYAANAACINSCFLEKAGLPPLCEAEHEPNVQNESVLSSSLSSLEDQRGMDSHNKVNVNDLQEQTLPSSKNLEVSGRTDDVPASGADDIPTKGHSEHPDPLTHNSGHRSTGFPSEMHSDCGNDVFTVGSSINVKVTCIESLQKFWCQSTENGDSLRLLMQDLQNHYASTHPQTFTESICVARNPDNDMWYRARIIANHHSPVVDVRFIDFGQTRKIPLQDLRPIDPAFLQLNAQAFQCCLFSLKDPTNPTAATWTDAALAEFRKFVGSGATPDPGLKCIVKAITSDGGGLPLNVVDIETPSDSASRLLAEKCAQAEAHVHIPAQVPSDAYNYSTYNIEVGGEEKVWVTSSENVSHFYCQLDRNSHLFGKVMKNVKQLIGQSQFTDRPLGINSICFARYTDNQWYRGQILDMSPNLKVNFVDYGDTLAVKESDVRPIPTDGGFARSVPVQAVPLGLFDVPEEVPQDVNQWFADKAIGHCLTISVVARGPKGKLIVELFDGSLNVNEKVRERISKMAQQKMTGVTQQIGQQPSNSSEQAGATQELRNVSALTKITEQNKVQSSNGMCSGDELKMSLQSVTNVSAPEIKHGKSLDEGKQPTSDVILKNKETVLAATFIQGGHSDSEITQLSFQSCPEGSVNICMYKRPNVSQNKTEEVYASCIVGPHYFWCQYANTEDLNTVSVLAQEAGQAQQDRTFSETLGPGSPCLALFSSDNKWYRAQVIQRTGNAVSVLFVDYGNESDVDIKDVRPLPQSLLDKAPQAFLCSLKGFDESKGSWDDQVYDDFYSLLVDKPLRVTVFNMENHSEMAVPQYTVKIECENMDIHILIQKHWNPFSIEHVKTEMAQTETESNMTQLSVSPGNGNTCEYKKPNISKNETVDVYASCIAEPHFFWCQYANSEDLSKLSMLAQEAGQAQQDMMFPETLGPGSPCLALFSSDNQWYRAQVVQQTDNTLRVIFIDYGNESDVDSKNVRSLPQSLLEMAPQAFLCSLNGFNLSKGNWDDQVYEDFYNLLVDKPLRVTVFSMEDHSEIAVPQYAVEVECKGVVVNMLMEKYWKELDKDHAAAESLESVDQDETRTTYEIAGV